The following coding sequences lie in one Caloenas nicobarica isolate bCalNic1 chromosome 13, bCalNic1.hap1, whole genome shotgun sequence genomic window:
- the ARL10 gene encoding ADP-ribosylation factor-like protein 10 isoform X2, translating to MALAGALRDLTLALGAAVAALGSLLFIAWKIYFRTGTGTDWSGWWERELRELRDRAPAGDALDWRQVLVLGLDGAGKSSVLHYICSQTARERIAPTHGFNSAQIYVGGLEMDLLEVGGSQNLRAYWPHYLSQAHVLVFVVDSVDRSRLLTVRQELHALLAAEPQLPLVVLANKQDKSNALSTAELWEELALHTLSGQRELFLLPTSATWASLSSATSVLHVKSLLVTLLSQP from the exons aTGGCTCTGGCCGGCGCCCTCCGGGACCTGACGCTGGCCCTGGGGGCCGCCGTGGCCGCCCTCGGCTCCCTCCTCTTCATCGCCTGGAAGATCTACTTCcgcaccggcaccggcaccgaCTGGAGCGGCTGGTGGGAGCgggagctgcgggagctgcgGGACCGAGCCCCCGCCGGCGACGCG CTGGACTGGCGGCAGGTGCTGGTtctggggctggatggggcGGGGAAGAGCAGCGTCCTGCACTACATCTGCAGCCAGACGGCCAGGGAGCGCATCGCACCCACCCACGGCTTCAACTCTGCCCAGATATATGTCGGGGGGCTGGAgatggacctgctggagg TGGGGGGCAGCCAGAACCTGCGAGCGTACTGGCCCCACTATCTGAGCCAGGCCCACGTGCTGGTGTTTGTGGTAGACTCGGTGGACAGGTCACGCCTGCTGACGGTGCGCCAGGAGCTGCATGCactgctggctgcagagccccagctgcccctgGTCGTGCTGGCCAACAAGCAG GACAAGAGCAATGCCCTGAGCACggcagagctgtgggaggaGCTAGCCCTGCACACACTCAGCGGGCAGCGGGagctcttcctcctgcccaCCAGCGCGACCTGGGCCAGCCTGAGCTCTGCCACCAGCGTCCTCCACGTGAAGAGCCTGCTGGTCAccctgctctcccagccctga
- the CLTB gene encoding clathrin light chain B isoform X2, which yields MADDFGFFSSSEGAGAEEDPAAAFLAQQESEIAGIENDEGFGPTDGESAAAPAGQAAPPEPAGFQNGGATVNGDVFQESNGPTDAYAAIAKADRLTQEPESIRKWREEQKKRLEELDAASKVTEQEWREKAKKDLEEWNLRQNEQMEKNRANNRASEEAFLKESKEETPGSEWEKVAQLCDFNPKSSKQSKDVSRMRSVLISLKQTPLSR from the exons ATGGCCGACGATTTCGGCTTCTTTTCCTCGTCCGAGGGGGCCGGCGCCGAGGAGGACCCGGCCGCCGCCTTCCTGGCCCAGCAGGAGAGCGAGATCGCAGGCATCGAGAACGATGAGGGCTTCGGGCCGACCGATGGTGAATcggccgccgccccggccgggCAGGCGGCCCCGCCGGAACCGG cTGGTTTCCAGAATGGAGGAGCCACTGTCAATGGAGATGTCTTTCAG GAGTCCAACGGCCCCACGGATGCCTACGCAGCCATAGCCAAGGCTGACCGGCTGACCCAGGAACCTGAGAGCATCCGCAAGTGGAGGGAGGAGCAGAAGAAGcgcctggaggagctgg ATGCAGCATCAAAGGTGACTGAGCAGGAATGGCGTGAGAAGGCCAAGAAGGACCTGGAGGAGTGGAACCTGCGTCAGAATGAGCAAATGGAGAAGAACCGGGCAAACAACAG GGCCTCGGAGGAAGCATTCCTGAAGGAGTCCAAGGAGGAAACCCCAGGCTCCGAGTGGGAAAAGGTGGCCCAGCTCTGTGATTTCAACCCCAAGAGTAGCAAGCAGAGCAAGGATGTCTCACGGATGCGCTCGGTGCTCATCTCCCTCAAACAGACACCCCTGTCCCGCTAG
- the ARL10 gene encoding ADP-ribosylation factor-like protein 10 isoform X1, with the protein MALAGALRDLTLALGAAVAALGSLLFIAWKIYFRTGTGTDWSGWWERELRELRDRAPAGDALDWRQVLVLGLDGAGKSSVLHYICSQTARERIAPTHGFNSAQIYVGGLEMDLLEGKAGLAPTCPPELSLHGLEGVPSPPALGWGCRATWAAGASWAVGALVPRGATGRWQPRSPPRRCLILPLSCSGGQPEPASVLAPLSEPGPRAGVCGRLGGQVTPADGAPGAACTAGCRAPAAPGRAGQQAGQEQCPEHGRAVGGASPAHTQRAAGALPPAHQRDLGQPELCHQRPPREEPAGHPALPALRPYGGRTGSHPQHSSSLGSTALGWRWPSRRPGAQTRW; encoded by the exons aTGGCTCTGGCCGGCGCCCTCCGGGACCTGACGCTGGCCCTGGGGGCCGCCGTGGCCGCCCTCGGCTCCCTCCTCTTCATCGCCTGGAAGATCTACTTCcgcaccggcaccggcaccgaCTGGAGCGGCTGGTGGGAGCgggagctgcgggagctgcgGGACCGAGCCCCCGCCGGCGACGCG CTGGACTGGCGGCAGGTGCTGGTtctggggctggatggggcGGGGAAGAGCAGCGTCCTGCACTACATCTGCAGCCAGACGGCCAGGGAGCGCATCGCACCCACCCACGGCTTCAACTCTGCCCAGATATATGTCGGGGGGCTGGAgatggacctgctggagggtAAGGCTGGCCTGGCCCCAACGTGTCCCCCAGAGCTGAGCCTGCATGGCCTGGAGGGTGTCCCGTCCcccccagcactgggctgggggtgcagagcaacctgggcagcaggagcatcCTGGGCAGTGGGAGCTCTGGTTCCTCGGGGTGCTACAGGGAGATGGCAGCCCCGCTCACCCCCACGCCGATGCCtgatcctgcccctctcctgCAGTGGGGGGCAGCCAGAACCTGCGAGCGTACTGGCCCCACTATCTGAGCCAGGCCCACGTGCTGGTGTTTGTGGTAGACTCGGTGGACAGGTCACGCCTGCTGACGGTGCGCCAGGAGCTGCATGCactgctggctgcagagccccagctgcccctgGTCGTGCTGGCCAACAAGCAG GACAAGAGCAATGCCCTGAGCACggcagagctgtgggaggaGCTAGCCCTGCACACACTCAGCGGGCAGCGGGagctcttcctcctgcccaCCAGCGCGACCTGGGCCAGCCTGAGCTCTGCCACCAGCGTCCTCCACGTGAAGAGCCTGCTGGTCAccctgctctcccagccctgaGACCATATGGGGGGCGGACAGGCTCCCACCCCCAGCACAGTTCTTCTTTGGGGTCCACAGCGCTGGGATGGAGGTGGCCGAGCAGGAGACCTGGAGCTCAGACTCGCTGGTAG
- the HIGD2A gene encoding HIG1 domain family member 2A, mitochondrial: protein MPCAGSARLFLATAAEEGCELSPSLRAAAMATGPPPPLEPVPLPVFAEEGFGDKFLRKTRENPLVPLGCLCTLGVLTYGLISFKRGNTRRSQLMMRARILAQGFTFAALLGGMVVTAMKSRQ, encoded by the exons ATGCCCTGCGCCGGGAGTGCGCGGCTCTTCCTGGCTACGGCAGCCGAGGAGGGCTGCGAGTTGTCACCTTCTCTGCGCGCCGCAGCCATGGCGACCGGGCCTCCCCCGCCGCTGGAGCCCGTCCCGCTGCCGGTGTTCGCCGAGGAGGGTTTCGGGGACAAGTTCCTGCGCAAGACCCGCGAGAACCCCTTGGTGCCCCTCG gctGCCTCTGCACCCTCGGCGTCCTGACCTACGGACTGATCAGCTTCAAGAGAGGCAACACCCGCCGGTCGCAGCTGATGATGCGGGCGCGTATCCTGGCCCAGGGCTTCACCTTCGCGGCGCTCCTGGGAGGCATGGTGGTGACAGCCATGAAATCCAGACAGTGA
- the NOP16 gene encoding nucleolar protein 16: protein MPKAKGKGRRQKYSYNLNRKRLYRSARRRAAPRIACSHIRHAWDPTKSVAQNLAEMGLAEDPNKAVPIPKKKLLGMELESNGWEQGKKIVRKPYVVNEMEYEASLPEKKSNTLSRDLIDYVRYMIQNHGENYKEMARDEKNYYQDTPKQIKRKINVYKNFYPDEYKDFIASLKQEKMDVQ, encoded by the exons ATGCCGAAAGCGAAGGGGAAGGGCCGGCGGCAGAAATACTCCTACAACCTCAACCGCAAGCGGCTCTAccgcagcgcccgccgccgcgcggCCCCGCGCATCGCCTG ctcGCACATCCGCCATGCCTGGGACCCCACCAAGTCGGTGGCGCAGAACCTGGCCGAGATGGGCCTGGCCGAGGATCCCAACAAGGCCGTCCCCATCCCCAAGAAGAAGCTGCTG GGGATGGAATTGGAAAGCAACGGATGggagcaaggaaagaaaatagtgCGGAAGCCCTATGTGGTGAACG AGATGGAATATGAGGCCAGTCTCCCCGAGAAGAAGTCAAACACGCTCTCACGAGACCTCATTGACTATGTGCGGTACATGATACAGAACCATGGGGAGAACTACAAG GAAATGGCTCGAGATGAGAAGAACTACTACCAGGATACTCCCAAGCAGATTAAGAGAAAGATCAACGTGTACAAGAATTTCTATCCCGACGAGTACAAGGATTTCATTGCGTCACTCAAGCAGGAGAAGATGGACGTGCAGTGA
- the CLTB gene encoding clathrin light chain B isoform X1 → MADDFGFFSSSEGAGAEEDPAAAFLAQQESEIAGIENDEGFGPTDGESAAAPAGQAAPPEPAGFQNGGATVNGDVFQESNGPTDAYAAIAKADRLTQEPESIRKWREEQKKRLEELDAASKVTEQEWREKAKKDLEEWNLRQNEQMEKNRANNRIADKAFYQQPDADVIGYVASEEAFLKESKEETPGSEWEKVAQLCDFNPKSSKQSKDVSRMRSVLISLKQTPLSR, encoded by the exons ATGGCCGACGATTTCGGCTTCTTTTCCTCGTCCGAGGGGGCCGGCGCCGAGGAGGACCCGGCCGCCGCCTTCCTGGCCCAGCAGGAGAGCGAGATCGCAGGCATCGAGAACGATGAGGGCTTCGGGCCGACCGATGGTGAATcggccgccgccccggccgggCAGGCGGCCCCGCCGGAACCGG cTGGTTTCCAGAATGGAGGAGCCACTGTCAATGGAGATGTCTTTCAG GAGTCCAACGGCCCCACGGATGCCTACGCAGCCATAGCCAAGGCTGACCGGCTGACCCAGGAACCTGAGAGCATCCGCAAGTGGAGGGAGGAGCAGAAGAAGcgcctggaggagctgg ATGCAGCATCAAAGGTGACTGAGCAGGAATGGCGTGAGAAGGCCAAGAAGGACCTGGAGGAGTGGAACCTGCGTCAGAATGAGCAAATGGAGAAGAACCGGGCAAACAACAG GATCGCTGACAAAGCCTTTTACCAGCAGCCGGACGCCGATGTGATTGGCTACGT GGCCTCGGAGGAAGCATTCCTGAAGGAGTCCAAGGAGGAAACCCCAGGCTCCGAGTGGGAAAAGGTGGCCCAGCTCTGTGATTTCAACCCCAAGAGTAGCAAGCAGAGCAAGGATGTCTCACGGATGCGCTCGGTGCTCATCTCCCTCAAACAGACACCCCTGTCCCGCTAG